One Tautonia rosea genomic window carries:
- a CDS encoding amino acid ABC transporter ATP-binding protein, with protein sequence MIEVSGLVKRHGALEVLRGINLIVGRGEVAVVVGPSGSGKSTFLRCLNGLERFQGGAVVVDGLPLDASLADRRREAVLRQIRTRVGMVFQSFNLFPHRTVLQNVTEGPIHVLRIDRDQAEHRAIALLARVGLADRIHARPHQLSGGQQQRVAIARALAMEPRAILFDEPTSALDPRMTGEVLAVMTDLARDGQTMIVVTHAMSFARRVADVVHVFDGGVVVESGPPGAVLENPSQEATRRFLTETVAA encoded by the coding sequence ATGATCGAGGTGTCTGGATTGGTCAAGCGGCACGGAGCCCTTGAGGTGCTTCGAGGCATCAACCTGATCGTGGGCCGCGGCGAGGTCGCGGTGGTGGTCGGTCCGTCGGGCAGTGGCAAGAGTACGTTCCTGCGCTGCTTGAACGGATTGGAGCGGTTCCAGGGGGGAGCCGTGGTGGTGGATGGCCTGCCGCTTGATGCCTCGCTGGCAGATCGCCGCCGCGAGGCGGTCTTGCGGCAGATCCGGACACGGGTGGGGATGGTCTTCCAAAGCTTCAACCTGTTTCCCCACCGAACGGTCTTGCAGAACGTGACTGAGGGGCCGATTCACGTTTTGCGGATTGATCGCGATCAGGCCGAGCATCGGGCGATCGCCCTGCTTGCCCGCGTCGGTCTGGCCGATCGGATTCACGCCCGGCCGCATCAGCTTTCCGGAGGTCAGCAGCAAAGGGTGGCGATCGCCCGAGCGCTGGCGATGGAACCGCGCGCCATTCTCTTTGATGAGCCGACCAGCGCGCTTGATCCGAGGATGACCGGCGAGGTGCTGGCCGTGATGACCGACCTGGCCAGGGATGGACAGACGATGATCGTCGTGACGCACGCCATGAGCTTCGCGCGGCGGGTAGCCGACGTCGTCCACGTCTTCGACGGCGGCGTGGTCGTCGAGTCCGGACCGCCGGGAGCGGTGCTGGAGAACCCGAGCCAGGAGGCGACGCGCCGGTTCCTGACGGAGACGGTGGCGGCGTGA